The following proteins are co-located in the Purpureocillium takamizusanense chromosome 10, complete sequence genome:
- a CDS encoding uncharacterized protein (COG:A~EggNog:ENOG503Q3JT) — protein MPYRIEISPNNRAGCKDTVCKATKEKILKGEIRCGSWVEIDEHGSWAWKHWGCVSGFQLVSIQDACRQDSDEYDFDAIDGYDELNDHPEIQEKIRRCVKQGHIDPEDFKGDPEKNKPGEKGIRLTAKQREKLDKEAAAAAGGDSEDEAPRKKKAGKRGRKKADDDDDEDEDEPAAKKSKTAKGGKTAKPGKSTAAPAKPARGKAAAKKAAVESDEDEGSEDEKAAKKPKPKPKTSKADTKPAVKKAGKPSKAAVKDETEDENAPSASEADAPPKRTAGRRKSKAAAAKVEEPEPAKPRRGRPRKA, from the exons ATGCCGTACCGCATTG AAATATCGCCCAACAACCGGGCCGGCTGCAAGGACACGGTATGCAAGGCCACAAAGGAGAAGATCCTCAAGGGCGAGATCCGCTGCGGCAGCTGGGTCGAGATCGACGAGCACGGAAGCTGGGCGTGGAAGCACTG GGGCTGCGTCTCAGGTTTTCAGCTGGTTAGCATTCAAGACGCCTGCAGACAGGATAGTGACGAGTACGACTttgacgccatcgacggctACGATGAGTTGAA CGACCATCCCGAGATTCAAGAAAAGATTCGCCGGTGCGTCAAGCAGGGCCACATTGACCCCGAGGACTTCAAGGGT GACCCTGAGAAGAACAAGCCAGGCGAAAAGGGCATCCGACTGACCGCCAAACAGCGGGAGAAGCTGGACAAggaagccgctgccgccgccggg GGCGATTCGGAGGATGAGGCGCCtcgcaagaagaaggcgggtAAGCGCGGCCGCAAGAaggccgatgatgatgatgatgaggatgaggatgagccCGCTGCCAAAAAgtccaagacggccaagggaGGCAAAACGGCCAAGCCGGGCAAGTCTACTGCTGCCCCGGCCAAGCCGGCCCGtggcaaggccgccgccaagaaggccgccgtcgagagcgacgaggacgagggctcCGAGGACGAAAAGGCCGCCAAGAAACcaaagcccaagcccaagacATCCAAGGCCGACACCAAGCCCGCCGTCAAGAAGGCTGGCAAGCCGTCCAAGGCTGCGGTCAAGGATGAGACCGAAGACGAGAACGCTCCGTCGGCGTCCGAGGCCGATGCTCCGCCCAAGAGGACTGCGGGAAGACGCAAgtccaaggcggcggccgccaaggtcgaggagccggagccggcgaAGCCACGCCGCGGTCGTCCCCGCAAGGCTTGA
- the YUH1 gene encoding Ubiquitinyl hydrolase 1 (COG:O~EggNog:ENOG503NUZS~MEROPS:MER0000836) yields the protein MSATTNPDPGQGAPAFIPLEANPQLMTTLAHRLGVSPALALHDVYSLTDPDLLAFIPRPALALLLVFPVSAAYESHRMAEDAIADDYAGRGDGEPVVWWRQTIRNACGMMGLLHAVSNGPARDFIEQDSTLDKLLRESIPLAPRDRSALLERTSALADAHKEAASAGDTPAPDAHDDVDLHYVCFAKGADGALWELDGRRKGPIRRGELDKGEDVLSPRGLSLGPLKFLEREGGDLRFSAVALAGALD from the exons ATGTCCGCGACGACAAACCCCGACCCGGGCCAGGGCGCCCCGGCCTTCATCCCCCTCGAGGCCAACCCGCAGCTCATGACGACGCTCGCGCACCGGCTGGGCGTGTCccccgcgctcgcgctgcacGACGTCTACTCCCTCACGGACCCGGACCTGCTGGCCTTCATCCCGcggcccgccctcgccctgctgctcgtctTCCCCGTCAGCGCCGCGTACGAGAGCCACCgcatggccgaggacgccatcgccgacgactACGCGGGcaggggcgacggcgagcccgtcgtctGGTGGAGGCAGACCATACGCAACGCCTGCGGCATGATGGGCCTGCTGCACGCCGTGTCCAACGGGCCCGCGCGCGACTTTATCG AGCAAGACTCGAccctcgacaagctcctcCGCGAATCCATCCCCCTCGCGCCGCGCGACCGCTCCGCCCTCCTGGAGCGCAcctcggccctcgccgacgcgcacaaggaggccgcctccgccggcgacacgcccgccccggacgcgcacgacgacgtggaccTGCACTACGTGTGCTTCgccaagggcgccgacggcgcgctctgggagctcgacggccgccgcaagGGCCCCATCCGCAGgggcgagctcgacaagggcgaggacgtgctGAGCCCCCGGGGCCTGAGCCTCGGCCCGCTCAAgttcctcgagcgcgagggcggcgacctgcgcttcagcgccgtggcgctcgccGGTGCCTTGGACTAA
- a CDS encoding uncharacterized protein (EggNog:ENOG503PD2M) → MRALVEHYDVKPLPAASARGPDVMASWITPEHLSAGHVAALKRAIVNVLSTPEAEFAFAQIIDGLPTAESFTEFHLFYPADDGEHPVAEHLDLCDGALDAAREARTKLNPLALRFDPHVLQSFQDEEEGSRPFFLRLVELVAVSVHQLAVQVYELEQSPHRHEYESWWSSWIERHTVDAPGFEALFATAFPPVPFYHNGYRQQYDQFPRGKADMVGYWAEAKILGGVALFDRGPSERECKELLIHGDIRDGPSTIFPPTPTQWDALVAFMSWDSAADVGDEPPPACPLPLRATRDNVPRYTPYFAMKYQHIFRDRFAICLPPRYDPPNTRHLTEVDYPSRDDYFWVLQRLMERWNGAAIDEDEMRRREEVLRACQPGNPFSFTPWPDEILEGEGMSVGGPGAQNGSGAGQERSDS, encoded by the exons ATGAGGGCTCTCGTCGAACACTATGATGTCAAGCCGTTGCCCGCTGCGTCGGCTAGAGGCCCCGACGTGATGGCTTCGTGGATTACGCCAGAGCACCTTAGCGCCGGACATGTCGCGGCCCTCaagcgcgccatcgtcaacgtGCTTTCCACGCCAGAGGCAGAGTTCGCCTTTGCTCAGATCATTGACGGCCTCCCAACGGCCGAGTCCTTCACCGAGTTCCACCTATTCTACCcagccgatgatggcgagcaCCCCGTGGCCGAGCACCTGGACCTTTGCGACGGTGCATTagacgccgcgcgcgaggctCGTACGAAGTTGAACCCGCTTGCCCTGCGATTCGACCCTCAC GTATTGCAAAGCTtccaggacgaggaggagggttCACGGCCCTTCTTCCTCAGACTGGTTGAACTCGTTGCCGTTTCTGTGCATCAGCTCGCTGTGCAGGTGTACGAGCTGGAACAAAGCCCGCATCGACACGAATACGAGTCGTGGTGGTCATCGTGGATAGAGAGGCACACCGTTGACGCCCCGGGCTTCGAAGCGCTCTTCGCAACTGCCTTCCCCCCTGTTCCTTTTTACCACAACGGCTACCGTCAACAGTATGACCAGTTTCCGAGGGGCAAGGCCGACATGGTCGGCTACTGGGCCGAAGCAAAGATCTTAGGAGGAGTAGCCCTGTTTGACCGTGGCCCATCGGAACGCGAG TGCAAGGAGCTCTTGATACACGGGGATATAAGAGATGGCCCTTCTACAATTTTTCCTCCGACACCCACGCAATGGGACGCTCTCGTTGCTTTCATGTCTTGGGACTCGGCGGCagatgtcggcgacgagccacCGCCGGCGTGTCCGCTTCCGCTCAGGGCCACACGAGACAATGTGCCTCGCTACACGCCCTATTTCGCCATGAAGTACCAGCACATATTTCGCGACCGCTTCGCCATCTGTCTCCCTCCTCGGTATGACCCGCCGAATACTCGCCACCTGACTGAGGTGGACTACCCATCGCGAGATGATTATTTCTGGGTCTTGCAGCGCCTGATGGAAAGGTGGAATGGGGCTGCCATTGATGAGGATGAGATGCGACGGAGGGAGGAAGTACTGAGAGCGTGTCAACCGGGCAATCCTTTTTCGTTCACGCCGTGGCCGGACGAGATTCTTGAAGGTGAGGGGATGAGCGTGGGTGGTCCAGGGGCACAAAATGGCTCAGGGGCAGGGCAAGAACGGAGTGACAGTTGA
- a CDS encoding uncharacterized protein (EggNog:ENOG503PGGY), which translates to MPNPPTPPPPPGLHFVNVQGLQRVNMMKLESRTYIQILPNTELFASLAVAVNIGLEMAESPRARQVLAQLGRAVIDSHAANAQGAHMHGVPAAPPVADPNPSNMDWHVSNFLRAIRGDFPGIVVGARDLTSPDQLAATNRTPWWTGSWEAFNPKDAGVIYFNDSRVNDMVAAHVAASKASRGSAAADRYSQRWRDFLFVFASATLHELAHFFLGYLSGNGRPYTPDQITHLGYGSKRGARGNIIPGGESGRWLENMLYGGSIEFYADESQNTAQAGIPHLVDQQAVARQILPTTIHRFITDPRTYEFPFPVSSRGLTQRDRARQGIRTIGAMAGRVATESSPSQTVMRTMAAARDLPVYFVRIDELRRRPAQPQLPLKVERMRV; encoded by the exons ATGCCTAACCCACCCACGCCTCCGCCACCCCCCGGCCTTCACTTTGTCAATGTTCAAGGCCTCCAACGCGTGAACATGATGAAGTTGGAATCTCGGACATACATACAGATACTCCCAAACACTGAACTCTTTGCCTCGCTCGCAGTTGCAGTTAACATTGGTCTGGAAATGGCAGAGAGTCCCCGGGCAAGGCAGGTTCTTGCCCAGCTAggccgcgccgtcatcgacagcCACGCAGCAAATGCCCAAGGCGCACACATGCATGGGGTCCCGGCTGCTCCACCCGTGGCAGATCCTAACCCCTCAAACATGGACTGGCACGTCAGCAACTTCCTCCGGGCAATACGGGGAGACTTTCCTGGTATCGTTGTCGGGGCAAGGGACTTGACGTCACCGGATCAGCTGGCTGCCACGAATCGGACCCCTTGGTGGACAGGGTCGTGGGAGGCCTTCAACCCAAAGGATGCTGGCGTAATATACTTCAACGATTCA AGGGTCAACGACATGGTGGCCGCCCATGTGGCTGCCTCGAAGGCCAGCCGCGGCTCAGCTGCCGCAGATCGCTACTCTCAGCGCTGGCGCGATTTCCTCTTCGTCTTTGCGTCTGCCACGCTGCATGAGCTCGCGCACTTCTTCCTGGGCTACCTGTCGGGGAACGGCCGTCCTTACACACCAGACCAGATCACCCATCTCGGATACGGATCAAagcgaggcgcgcgaggaaACATAATCCCAGGCGGCGAGAGTGGTCGATGGCTGGAGAACATGTTGTATGGTGGCTCCATTGAGTTTTATGCCGACGAGAGCCAGAACACTGCCCAG GCCGGTATACCCCATTTGGTGGACCAGCAAGCCGTAGCACGCCAAATTCTTCCCACGACCATTCATCGCTTCATCACGGATCCCAGAA CATATGAGTTTCCGTTCCCAGTCTCGTCGCGGGGTTTGACGCAGCGAGATCGCGCCCGTCAAGGCATCAGGACCATTGGAGCCATGGCAGGCCGCGTTGCTACTGAGTCGAGCCCGAGTCAGACAGTGATGCGCACGATGGCCGCTGCTAGAGACCTCCCTGTGTACTTTGTGCGGATCGACGAGCTTCGCAGGAGGCCGGCGCAGCCTCAGCTACCTCTAAAGGTGGAGAGGATGCGAGTGTGA
- a CDS encoding uncharacterized protein (EggNog:ENOG503PHJ1) translates to MPRDGEHAHNGPFEEEGHNIAHGVGKVDTTKVDRADKTAPMPEGLKEQGAGLPGMNASGGQSQGIKQGDNVGQGGRGSSN, encoded by the exons atgccTCGCGACGGAGAGCACGCCCACAACGGCCCCtttgaggaggagggccacAACATTGCCCACGGCGTAGGCAAGGTCGAC ACGACAAAGGTCGACCGCGCAGACAAGACGGCGCCCATGCCCGAGGGCCTCAAGGAGcagggcgccgggctgccgggcatgaacgccagcggcggccagagCCAGGGCATCAAGCAGGGCGACAACGTGGGCCAGGGCGGACGCGGGTCGTCCAATTGA